A region of the Deltaproteobacteria bacterium genome:
GCATGGTGGAAGAGGGGCGCACCGGTCTCATTGTTCCTCCCTCGAACCCGTTGGCCCTTGCAGGGGCCATGGAGAGGGTCATGAACATGGGAGAGGAGGCCCGGGAGTGGGGGGAAAGAGGGTCCCGGCGTGTCCACAGGTTTTTCGATTTCCGCCGAACCCAGGAGGAAATTGAGGATTATTATCTCCTGTTGTCCAGGGGAAAGGGGCGAAAAGAATAGCCGTCATGGACTGGACCCCTCCGGCATACCTGTTCTGTTTCGCCGTTTCGCTGGGGGTGTCGCTGGCCATAACCCCCTGGATAGTGGAGACGGCGCACCGCATCGGTCTCGTGGACAGACCCGACGGGCGGCTCAAGGTGCACGAGAAGCCGGTGGCCTACATGGGGGGGATCGCGGTCTTCGTCTCTTTCCTCGTGGGCTTCTCACCGTTTGCCCATCTGGACCGGCAGAGCCTGGCGCTGCTCCTCGGCGGGAACCTGGTTGTTCTCCTGGGGTTTCTGGATGACATGGGAGACCTGCCGTTCAGGACGAAGCTGCTGGGGCAGACCCTGGCCGTGCTGGTGGTCATGAAGGCGGGCATCGCCATCAAGATCGCCTTTCTTCCTCCTGTTGTGTCCCTTCCGCTTTCCTTTCTCTGGCTTCTGGGCCTGACCAACGCTTTTAACATCATCGACATCATGGACGGGCTGTCCGCCGGGGTTGGGGCCATTGCCGCATTTTTTCTCATTATCCTGGCTCTCGCAGCCGGCCAGAAGGGGCTGGCGTTTATGGCCATTGCCCTTTTGGGGGCGCTCCTGGGGTTTCTGATGTACAATTCACACCCCGCGCGAATCTTTCTGGGTGATGCCGGAAGCCTTTTTGTCGGGTTCATGCTCGGAGCCCTCGGGATGACGACGGAGTACTCGAGGAATAACCACGTGGCGCTTCTGGCCCCCATCCTCATCCTAGGCGTTCCCATCTTCGACACCCTGTTCGTCATGATGGTCCGATGGATGAGGGGGATCCCCGTCATGAAGGGGAGTCCGGACCACTTCGCCATCCGCCTCAGGAATTGGAAACTGTCGGTGAGGCAGACAGTCGGTGTCAGCTATGGCGCGGCGTTCCTGTTGGGGCTCGCGGCGCTGGCCATGGTCTTCGGGACCGAGACCACCGCGCTGGTGCTCCTGGGAACGGTATCCGCCCTGATTCTGGCAGTCGCCGTATGGCTGAAGCGGCTCGACATGACCCTCTGATTCCCGGGTCTGGAAGGAGTTTTGAAAAGAGGTGGCTGCAATGGTGATCATTCATGTCCCATAGGGAGCCCGTCGTCATAATCGGCGCCGGGCTGGCGGGGCTGTCCGCAGCCCGTACCCTGCGAAGGGCGGATGTGGAGGTACTGGTTCTGGAAAGGGAAAACAGGGTCGGGGGCCTTTGCCGCACGGAGACGGTGGATGGATTTGCCTTCGACTATACCGGGCATCTTCTCCACCTCAGGGATGGCTGGGTCCGCGATATGATCATCGGAGAGCTTGCCGGGAGATTGACCGAACATGTCCGGAATGCATCGGTTTTTCTCGAGGAAACGTATGTTCCCTTTCCCATACAGGCCAACTTCGGCTCCCTGCGGCCTGACCTGGTTAAAAGGTGCATCCGTGATTCTCGGCGCGCCGCAAAGGCAGTGATGCCGGTCGACCCATCGTTTGCCCGGTGGGCGAGGGCACAGTTCGGGGACACCCTGGCCGAACTCTTCATGATCCCCTACAACCGAAAGCTCTATGTCCACCCCCTGGACGAGATGGAGACATCCTGGACCTCATGGTCCATCCCCCGTCCCACGGCGGAGGAGATGGAGATGGCCGCCAGGGGGGGGGATTCCGGGACCTTCGGTTACAATGCCGTTTTCCATTATCCCACACGGGGTGGAATCGAGATGCTCCCCATGATGCTGGCCGACGGTCTGGATGACCTCCTTGCCCTGGATACGGGTGTTGCCCGTATTGATGTTGGGAGAAAGGTCGTTGTCACCGACAACAACCGGGAGATCGGATACCGGCACCTCATATCTACGGTGCCCCTCCCGGATCTGCTCAAAATGGCCCCGAACCTTCCCGGATTGCCCGCCATGGGCGCCGGAAAACTGCGGCACAGTTCTGTGATGGGCTATTGCCTTGGATTGGACGGGCCGGTGCTTCGGGATGAGCACTGGATCTACTTTCCCGAGGCGAAGTTCCCCTTCTACCGGGTGGGGTTTTTCACCAATTTCTCAGCGAATCTGGCCCCCGAAGGGGCGTCCTCCCTTTACGTCGAGGTGGCCCACCGGCCCGGCGATCCGCCTGGGAACGGTTCAATGGGAAAGCGGATCATGGGAGGGCTGAAATCAGCCGGGATCATTCCCCCGGGCAGGAGGGTCGTTGCCCAGCGGTCCCTCGCCATGCCGTACGCCTACGTTTTTTATGATCGCTATCGCAAGGACCACCTGGATGGGATCCTTGCCGGGCTTCGGGAGCATTCCATCTTTTCCGTCGGCCGCTATGGGGCATGGGAGTATTCGGCCATGGAGGATGCCATCCGATGGGGTATTGAAGCCGCGGGGGAGGTGATGAGGTGAGATGCGTCCCGGTGGTCCATGTCATCACACAGCTCGAATTCGGCGGAGCGCAGCAGAATACCCTCTACACCGTCTCAAAACTCGATCGCAGTCTGTTCGAGCCGGTGCTGGTGACCGGGCCCGGCGGCTACCTCATGAAGGAGGCCCGTGAACTGGATGTGCCCCTTCATGTGGCCGTGAGCCTTCAAAGAAGAATCCGCCCTTTGGCCGATTTTGCCGCCTTCCGCGAGATCCTGGGCATATTGGGGTCCCTTCCCCGTTCGCCCGCCATCGTCCACACACACAGTTCCAAAGCCGGAATCCTGGGAAGACATGCTGCGCGCCGGGCGGGGGTCCCCCTGGTCGTCCACTCCATCCACGGATTCGGATTCACCCCGGGTCAGCCGCCGCTGTTTCGGAAGGCTCTCATTGAGGCGGAACGGATCACCGCACGAAGTACCGACCATTTTATTGCGGTTTCCCACTCCAATAAAGCTGACGGCGTCGAATACGGTTTTTTTACTCCCGAGCGCTGTTCGGTGATTCGATCAGGGTTCGATCTGGATCTGTTCAGGAATGCCCTGTCCAACCGGGATGACCTGACAGGGGAGTGGGCTGTCCCGCATGACAGCCCGCTTGTCCTGATGGTTGCATGCCTCAAGCCCCAGAAGGCGCCCCTGGATTTCGTCGGGGCGGCGCATGAAGTGCATCTCCGCCGTCCGGACGCCCATTTCATCCTTGCCGGTGATGGCGAGTTGAGAGATGAGCTGTCCCGGGAGATCGAGAGGCTCGGGCTTGGAAAAGTCTTTCATACTCTGGGCTGGCGGGAAGACATACCCCGGCTGATGAAGGCCAGCGATGTGGTCATTCTTACCTCGCGGTGGGAAGGGCTGCCCCGTGTCATCCCCCAGGCCAAGGCCGCAGGGAGACCGGTGGTGGCGACGGCCGTGGACGGATCTGTGGAGGCAATTGTCGATGGTGTGGACGGGTATCTCTGTCCTCCCGGCGACGTCAGAACGCTGGCGGATCGCCTCCTTGTCCTACTGAGTGACCCTGTCTCCGCCAGACGTATGGGAGAAGCGGCGAGCAGGTCCGTGGACGAGTTTGACAGGGATGTCATGATAAGGAAGCAGGAGGACCTGTATATTCGTCTCCTGGATGAGAAGGGCCTTGTCGAAAAAGGGGAGGTTCCATGACGACGTGGCACATGATTCTGCTTTTCACATTCATTCTGGGCGCCGTGGTCGGCAGCTTCGCGAATGTACTGATCTACCGTTTGCCCAGGAGGGAGTCCATCGTTTCCCCGGGATCCCACTGTCCGGGATGCGGGAGACCGATCCGATGGTTCGATAATATCCCCCTCATCAGCTATCTTATCCTCCGGGGGAGATGCCGTTCCTGCGGTGAGATCATTCCCTGGAGGTACCCGGCGGTGGAAATGGTAAACGGGCTGCTTTACCTTGGCCTCGCCATGCGGTTCGGGGCAGGAACCGCCGCTCTCGTCCTGGCGCCGTTCGTCACCGCCCTCGTCGTCATCACCTTCGTTGATCTGGACCACCGCATCATTCCCAACGTCATTTCCTATCCCGGCATGGCGGCCGGTCTGGGTCTGAGCTTCCTCGCCGGGTTTCCACGGCCGCTGGATTCGGTGATCGGGCTTCTTGTGGGAGGCGGGTTTCTATATCTTGTCGCAACAGGGTACTACCTCATCACAAAGAGGGAGGGCATGGGAATGGGCGACGTCAAACTGCTGGGGATGATAGGGGCCTACCTGGGATGGCAGGCCCTGCCCGTTACGATCCTCCTCGCGGCGGTAACCGGGTCGGTCATCGGGCTGGCAGCCATGAAAGTGCAGGGTGAGGGTAGAACCTATGCCGTCCCATTCGGGCCGTTTCTGGCACTTGGGGCACTGGCCCACATCTTTTTTGGG
Encoded here:
- a CDS encoding undecaprenyl/decaprenyl-phosphate alpha-N-acetylglucosaminyl 1-phosphate transferase translates to MDWTPPAYLFCFAVSLGVSLAITPWIVETAHRIGLVDRPDGRLKVHEKPVAYMGGIAVFVSFLVGFSPFAHLDRQSLALLLGGNLVVLLGFLDDMGDLPFRTKLLGQTLAVLVVMKAGIAIKIAFLPPVVSLPLSFLWLLGLTNAFNIIDIMDGLSAGVGAIAAFFLIILALAAGQKGLAFMAIALLGALLGFLMYNSHPARIFLGDAGSLFVGFMLGALGMTTEYSRNNHVALLAPILILGVPIFDTLFVMMVRWMRGIPVMKGSPDHFAIRLRNWKLSVRQTVGVSYGAAFLLGLAALAMVFGTETTALVLLGTVSALILAVAVWLKRLDMTL
- a CDS encoding NAD(P)-binding protein, encoding MSHREPVVIIGAGLAGLSAARTLRRADVEVLVLERENRVGGLCRTETVDGFAFDYTGHLLHLRDGWVRDMIIGELAGRLTEHVRNASVFLEETYVPFPIQANFGSLRPDLVKRCIRDSRRAAKAVMPVDPSFARWARAQFGDTLAELFMIPYNRKLYVHPLDEMETSWTSWSIPRPTAEEMEMAARGGDSGTFGYNAVFHYPTRGGIEMLPMMLADGLDDLLALDTGVARIDVGRKVVVTDNNREIGYRHLISTVPLPDLLKMAPNLPGLPAMGAGKLRHSSVMGYCLGLDGPVLRDEHWIYFPEAKFPFYRVGFFTNFSANLAPEGASSLYVEVAHRPGDPPGNGSMGKRIMGGLKSAGIIPPGRRVVAQRSLAMPYAYVFYDRYRKDHLDGILAGLREHSIFSVGRYGAWEYSAMEDAIRWGIEAAGEVMR
- a CDS encoding glycosyltransferase family 4 protein — encoded protein: MRCVPVVHVITQLEFGGAQQNTLYTVSKLDRSLFEPVLVTGPGGYLMKEARELDVPLHVAVSLQRRIRPLADFAAFREILGILGSLPRSPAIVHTHSSKAGILGRHAARRAGVPLVVHSIHGFGFTPGQPPLFRKALIEAERITARSTDHFIAVSHSNKADGVEYGFFTPERCSVIRSGFDLDLFRNALSNRDDLTGEWAVPHDSPLVLMVACLKPQKAPLDFVGAAHEVHLRRPDAHFILAGDGELRDELSREIERLGLGKVFHTLGWREDIPRLMKASDVVILTSRWEGLPRVIPQAKAAGRPVVATAVDGSVEAIVDGVDGYLCPPGDVRTLADRLLVLLSDPVSARRMGEAASRSVDEFDRDVMIRKQEDLYIRLLDEKGLVEKGEVP
- a CDS encoding prepilin peptidase, whose translation is MTTWHMILLFTFILGAVVGSFANVLIYRLPRRESIVSPGSHCPGCGRPIRWFDNIPLISYLILRGRCRSCGEIIPWRYPAVEMVNGLLYLGLAMRFGAGTAALVLAPFVTALVVITFVDLDHRIIPNVISYPGMAAGLGLSFLAGFPRPLDSVIGLLVGGGFLYLVATGYYLITKREGMGMGDVKLLGMIGAYLGWQALPVTILLAAVTGSVIGLAAMKVQGEGRTYAVPFGPFLALGALAHIFFGRELILWYLGRII